The stretch of DNA ATCAAGACATTGAAGGTTATTGTATTTTCTTTGATCCCCACCTGTGCCATCTCATCGAACAGCCTCCTCGCTTCCGCCATCCTCCCCTCATGGCACAGAACATCCACCAGTATGTTATACGTCACGACTGTCGGCTCACATCCTGAACTGCGCATTTCCTCAAACAGCTTGAAGGCGTCCCCTGACCACCCAAACACACAATGCCCCTTGATGAGGATGTTATAGCTGACAACGTCCGGGATGATACCGAACTTCTTTTCCATGACCCCAAGCAGCCCCGAGCCAATGCGCAGCATCCCCCTGTGGCAGAACCCGAGGATCATGGCGTTGAATATGGCCAAGCTCGGGCGCGGAACCCTCGTGGTCATTTCCTCGAACATGTTCCAGGCAGCGCGGACCTCCCCGCTGCGGAATAGAAGGCGCAGCAATGCGGCCAGAGCGGAGAGGCTGGGCGTATTCCCGGAGCTGCGGACGCGCGCGAGGACGTGGAGCGCCTCGGCTGCCATACCCGCGGCGAGGAACGCGTGGAGCGCGAGCCGGAGCGCGGCGTACCGCACGCGAGCGCTTCCGCCGGTGCTCCCGTAGGAGGACGACCAGGAAAGGAGGTCCGGGGAGGCGGCAGGGAGGCGCGCCGCGATGAGGATCGCGGCGAAGGGGCGGAGCGCGGACGCCGACGCCG from Panicum hallii strain FIL2 chromosome 3, PHallii_v3.1, whole genome shotgun sequence encodes:
- the LOC112888125 gene encoding pentatricopeptide repeat-containing protein CRP1 homolog, chloroplastic-like isoform X2; its protein translation is MRLLAAAARQPKTPHPLLAALHRLLSTTTTTSSSYDYDPTAQFLHPDHRRVLSLPASLRHDALLALARLLKTSPQCHLALHAVSPPPSSGSPSSTSLAARFAAASRLAASASALRPFAAILIAARLPAASPDLLSWSSSYGSTGGSARVRYAALRLALHAFLAAGMAAEALHVLARVRSSGNTPSLSALAALLRLLFRSGEVRAAWNMFEEMTTRVPRPSLAIFNAMILGFCHRGMLRIGSGLLGVMEKKFGIIPDVVSYNILIKGHCVFGWSGDAFKLFEEMRSSGCEPTVVTYNILVDVLCHEGRMAEARRLFDEMAQALLG